In a single window of the Paenibacillus sp. MMS20-IR301 genome:
- the der gene encoding ribosome biogenesis GTPase Der — translation MARPVVAIVGRPNVGKSTIFNRLIGDRLAIVEDKPGITRDRIYGVSDWNGKSFSVIDTGGIEIDGEDAILKSIRVQAELAIEEADVIVFMCEAKSGLTSSDEEVAQILFRSGKPIVLAINKVDNMKRSEDIYEFYSLGFGDPIGISGSHGTGIGDLLDAVVERLPDTTDDEYDDDVIRVALIGRPNVGKSSLVNAILGEERVIVSDVAGTTRDAIDTPFERDGQRYVLIDTAGMRKRGKVYENTEKYSVMRAMKAIERADVVLVVINGQEGIIDQDKHIAGYAHDAGKASIFVVNKWDAIEKDDKTMQNFERTIRDHFLFMSYAPAVFLSALTKQRLQKLLPVVQHVAQQHALRITTHLVNDVVSDAVAINPPPTDKGRRLRINYVTQVAVKPPTIVVFVNDPSLMHFSYERYLENKIRAAFNFEGTPIRLFTRRKSENEG, via the coding sequence ATGGCAAGACCCGTAGTGGCCATCGTAGGCAGGCCTAACGTCGGTAAATCGACGATATTCAATAGGCTGATTGGCGATCGGCTGGCCATCGTAGAGGATAAACCGGGGATTACGCGTGACCGGATCTATGGCGTTTCAGACTGGAACGGCAAGTCCTTCAGTGTGATTGATACCGGAGGTATTGAGATTGACGGTGAAGATGCGATTCTGAAGTCCATCCGCGTCCAGGCGGAGCTGGCGATTGAAGAAGCGGATGTTATCGTATTTATGTGCGAAGCCAAGAGCGGGCTTACAAGTTCGGATGAAGAAGTGGCACAGATTCTGTTCCGTTCCGGCAAGCCGATCGTACTGGCGATTAATAAAGTAGATAACATGAAACGCTCCGAGGATATTTATGAATTTTACAGCCTGGGATTCGGTGACCCGATCGGAATTTCGGGAAGCCATGGAACCGGAATCGGTGACTTACTGGATGCGGTTGTTGAACGTCTCCCGGATACAACCGATGATGAATATGATGATGATGTCATCCGTGTGGCCTTAATCGGGCGCCCGAATGTAGGCAAATCCTCCCTCGTGAACGCTATCCTGGGTGAAGAACGCGTCATTGTCAGTGATGTTGCCGGTACTACACGCGATGCTATTGATACACCTTTTGAGCGGGATGGCCAGCGTTACGTGCTGATCGATACGGCAGGTATGCGCAAACGCGGCAAAGTCTACGAAAACACGGAGAAATACAGTGTTATGCGGGCTATGAAGGCTATTGAGCGTGCTGACGTTGTACTGGTTGTGATTAACGGCCAGGAAGGCATTATTGACCAGGACAAGCATATTGCCGGTTATGCCCATGATGCTGGCAAAGCCTCGATCTTTGTCGTCAACAAATGGGATGCCATTGAGAAGGACGACAAGACGATGCAGAACTTTGAACGCACTATCCGCGACCACTTCCTGTTCATGAGCTATGCGCCGGCCGTGTTCCTGTCTGCACTCACCAAACAGCGGCTGCAGAAGCTGCTGCCGGTAGTTCAGCATGTTGCACAGCAGCATGCGCTGCGGATTACAACCCATCTGGTAAATGATGTGGTGTCTGATGCTGTGGCAATCAATCCTCCGCCAACGGATAAAGGGCGGCGTCTGCGCATCAACTATGTAACCCAGGTTGCGGTGAAGCCGCCAACGATCGTCGTATTCGTAAATGATCCGTCGTTGATGCACTTCTCCTACGAGCGTTATCTGGAGAACAAAATCCGCGCAGCATTCAATTTCGAAGGCACACCAATCCGTCTCTTTACACGGCGCAAATCCGAAAACGAAGGTTAG
- the plsY gene encoding glycerol-3-phosphate 1-O-acyltransferase PlsY produces the protein MAFELLVIVVSYLLGSVSFSVLLARLLKGIDIRQYGSGNAGATNTLRVMGKGPAILVLFLDVLKGIAAVWLGTWAGGWGTWVAVACGIAAIIGHNWPLYFHFRGGKGIATTIGVMATLAFWPALIAGVIAILAIVFTRYVSLGSLIFVALTPVFLLFTAFSPPELWGSLIIALFAFWRHRSNIVKISQGRENKIGSKVKEANRVV, from the coding sequence GTGGCGTTTGAACTTCTGGTTATCGTTGTAAGCTATTTGCTTGGCTCTGTCAGCTTCAGTGTATTACTCGCCCGGCTGCTCAAAGGTATTGATATCCGCCAGTACGGAAGCGGCAATGCGGGGGCGACCAATACACTGCGTGTGATGGGGAAGGGACCGGCCATACTGGTGCTGTTTCTGGACGTACTGAAGGGAATTGCCGCAGTCTGGCTTGGAACCTGGGCCGGCGGCTGGGGGACCTGGGTAGCGGTAGCTTGCGGGATCGCTGCTATTATCGGGCATAATTGGCCGCTCTATTTCCACTTTCGCGGCGGGAAGGGCATTGCAACGACAATTGGCGTAATGGCTACACTTGCATTTTGGCCTGCACTGATTGCGGGGGTAATTGCGATTCTCGCTATTGTCTTTACCCGCTATGTATCGCTGGGTTCACTGATTTTTGTGGCGCTGACACCGGTATTCCTGCTGTTCACCGCATTCTCACCTCCGGAGCTGTGGGGGAGTCTGATTATTGCGTTGTTTGCATTCTGGCGGCACCGCAGCAATATTGTGAAGATTTCGCAGGGCCGGGAGAACAAGATCGGCTCTAAAGTCAAGGAGGCGAACCGCGTTGTCTGA
- a CDS encoding NAD(P)H-dependent glycerol-3-phosphate dehydrogenase, which produces MSDKVTVLVAGSWGTALATVLAANHSEVYLWTRKTEQADEINKAHTNDHFLPGIKLPENIIATTDMETAVSGSKAVVIVAPSSAMREVARSLKPFWKEDMLCIHATKGFETKTMKRMSLVIAEELGCSEERIVVLSGPSHAEEVVRLCPTTVVVASPDDSRAAAAQELFINNDFRVYTNRDQVGVELAGALKNIIALGAGLSDGLGFGDNAKAALLTRGLAEISRVGVEMGANPLTFAGLAGLGDLVVTATSQHSRNWRAGSMLGQGKPLAEVLESMGMVVEGIRTTEAAYAISQKLGVQMPITDQIYHVLFQGRTPRNAVEALMGRDRKTEMEAISQETWEQWHS; this is translated from the coding sequence TTGTCTGATAAAGTGACCGTGCTGGTCGCGGGCAGCTGGGGAACTGCGCTGGCTACTGTGCTGGCGGCAAACCACTCGGAGGTTTATCTGTGGACGCGAAAGACCGAACAAGCTGACGAGATCAATAAAGCACATACGAATGATCATTTCCTGCCGGGAATCAAGCTGCCTGAGAATATTATTGCCACCACCGATATGGAGACTGCGGTTTCCGGCTCGAAGGCGGTAGTTATTGTAGCTCCGTCATCCGCCATGCGCGAGGTGGCCCGCAGCCTTAAGCCCTTCTGGAAGGAAGATATGCTCTGCATTCACGCTACCAAGGGGTTCGAGACGAAGACCATGAAGCGGATGTCTTTGGTTATTGCCGAGGAACTTGGGTGCAGTGAGGAGAGAATCGTAGTTCTCTCCGGCCCAAGCCATGCCGAGGAGGTAGTGCGTCTCTGCCCGACTACGGTTGTAGTGGCTTCACCTGACGACAGCCGTGCTGCAGCTGCCCAGGAGCTGTTCATCAACAATGATTTTCGTGTATATACTAACCGGGATCAGGTTGGCGTAGAGCTGGCTGGTGCATTGAAGAATATTATTGCGCTTGGAGCCGGTCTCTCTGACGGTCTGGGCTTCGGTGATAATGCCAAGGCAGCGCTCCTGACCCGCGGCTTAGCCGAGATATCCCGTGTCGGTGTCGAAATGGGAGCGAACCCGCTCACCTTTGCCGGACTTGCCGGATTGGGCGACCTTGTCGTTACAGCGACGAGCCAGCACAGCCGCAACTGGCGGGCCGGCTCGATGCTCGGCCAGGGCAAGCCGCTGGCCGAGGTGCTGGAGTCGATGGGCATGGTGGTTGAAGGCATACGGACTACAGAAGCAGCTTATGCGATCTCACAGAAGCTTGGTGTGCAGATGCCGATCACCGATCAGATCTACCATGTGCTGTTCCAGGGCAGAACACCGCGGAATGCGGTTGAAGCCTTGATGGGCCGTGACCGCAAGACGGAGATGGAAGCTATTTCGCAGGAAACTTGGGAACAGTGGCATTCCTGA
- a CDS encoding stage VI sporulation protein F: MSRDFSKDALNAINKKAGKNITEGAIKKLAGTVKPGTTQNEAQLRQLIKQVSAMAKVPVSEATIQEIVNTVKKGGSGTGTMESLMKMMLKK, translated from the coding sequence GTGAGCAGAGATTTTTCCAAGGATGCATTGAACGCCATCAACAAGAAGGCGGGCAAGAACATTACGGAAGGTGCCATCAAGAAGCTGGCCGGTACGGTTAAGCCGGGCACAACGCAGAATGAAGCCCAGCTCCGCCAGTTAATCAAGCAGGTATCAGCCATGGCCAAGGTGCCGGTTAGTGAAGCTACAATACAGGAGATTGTCAATACTGTTAAAAAAGGCGGATCAGGTACCGGTACCATGGAGTCATTAATGAAAATGATGCTGAAAAAATAG
- a CDS encoding DUF2768 family protein yields MDPMAKMWLSLIAVLIMGLSVFLITFARSKTRGLLKGVLSVLAFIIMLIGILGGAASIM; encoded by the coding sequence ATGGACCCGATGGCAAAGATGTGGCTGTCGCTGATTGCTGTACTGATCATGGGTTTATCCGTATTTCTGATTACCTTTGCACGGAGCAAAACCAGGGGACTGCTTAAAGGCGTATTGTCCGTACTTGCTTTTATTATTATGCTGATCGGTATTTTGGGCGGTGCCGCTTCAATTATGTAA
- a CDS encoding 2Fe-2S iron-sulfur cluster-binding protein, giving the protein MTPRDKITVTFLPEARSIAVSPGISLLEAVRKAGIILPTRCGGKAGCLMCKVSVASDGAAALRPPSDAERRKLGSLLDNGIRLACQAAVRGDVTVNIPEDPLKAAVRRRLEAARRGEEDGLW; this is encoded by the coding sequence ATGACGCCGCGTGATAAAATAACCGTGACTTTCCTGCCGGAAGCCCGGAGTATCGCTGTTTCTCCCGGGATATCGCTGCTTGAGGCTGTGCGCAAAGCCGGGATTATATTACCGACCCGCTGCGGCGGAAAAGCCGGTTGTCTGATGTGCAAGGTATCCGTAGCCTCAGATGGAGCTGCAGCGCTCAGACCGCCGTCTGATGCCGAGCGGCGCAAGCTTGGCAGTCTGCTGGACAACGGCATCCGTCTGGCTTGCCAGGCAGCCGTACGGGGGGATGTGACTGTTAACATCCCGGAGGACCCGCTTAAGGCTGCTGTGCGCCGCAGACTTGAGGCTGCACGCCGCGGGGAAGAGGATGGATTGTGGTGA
- the spoIVA gene encoding stage IV sporulation protein A, with protein MEKVDIFKDIAERTGGDIYLGVVGAVRTGKSTFIKRFMETVVLPNITSEADRVRAVDELPQSAAGKTIMTTEPKFVPNNAVQIKVAEGLEVNVRLVDCVGYAVEGAKGYEDENGPRMISTPWFEEPIPFQEAAEIGTRKVIQEHSTLGVVVTTDGTIAEIPRYSYVDSEERVIAELKEVGKPFVLVINSTRPRSEETQQLRSELALKYDIPVMTLSAANMTEEDVTGVLREVLYEFPVHEVNVNLPSWVMVLGENHWLRSSYENSVRDTVKDIRRLRDVDRLVSQFTEYDFIDRAGLSGMNMGQGVAEIDLYAPEELYDQVLMEVVGVEIRGKDHLLQLMQDFSHAKREYDRFSEALEMVKTTGYGIAAPSLAEMALDEPELIRQGSRFGVRLKATAPSIHMIRVDVESEFSPIIGTEKQSEELVRYLMQDFENDPIKIWESDIFGRSLHNIVREGIQGKIAMMPDNARYKLQETLGRIINEGSGGLIAIIL; from the coding sequence TTGGAAAAAGTGGATATTTTCAAGGACATTGCCGAGCGTACCGGCGGAGACATTTATCTTGGCGTCGTCGGCGCGGTTCGCACGGGGAAATCAACATTCATCAAACGGTTCATGGAAACGGTTGTTCTTCCGAACATCACGAGTGAAGCGGACCGGGTAAGAGCAGTGGATGAGCTGCCGCAAAGTGCGGCCGGCAAAACCATTATGACCACTGAACCGAAATTTGTACCAAACAATGCTGTTCAGATCAAGGTGGCTGAAGGGCTGGAAGTCAATGTCCGGCTGGTCGATTGTGTAGGTTACGCAGTAGAGGGTGCAAAGGGCTATGAGGATGAGAATGGTCCGCGGATGATCTCAACACCTTGGTTTGAGGAGCCGATTCCGTTCCAGGAAGCAGCAGAAATCGGTACACGCAAAGTGATTCAGGAGCATTCCACTCTGGGAGTGGTGGTCACCACCGACGGTACGATTGCTGAAATTCCGCGGTACTCTTATGTGGATTCCGAGGAACGTGTTATTGCTGAGCTGAAGGAAGTCGGCAAGCCGTTTGTGCTGGTGATTAACTCTACCCGGCCGCGCAGCGAGGAAACCCAGCAGCTCAGAAGTGAGCTGGCCCTGAAATATGATATTCCGGTAATGACGCTCAGTGCCGCGAATATGACGGAAGAGGATGTGACCGGAGTTCTCCGCGAAGTCCTCTATGAGTTCCCGGTACATGAAGTTAATGTTAATCTGCCAAGCTGGGTTATGGTGCTGGGCGAGAATCACTGGCTGCGCAGCAGCTATGAGAATTCAGTCCGTGACACGGTAAAGGATATCCGCCGCCTGCGGGATGTAGACCGGCTTGTCTCACAATTTACGGAGTATGATTTCATTGACCGGGCCGGCCTCAGCGGAATGAATATGGGGCAGGGCGTTGCTGAAATTGATCTCTATGCTCCTGAAGAACTATATGACCAGGTGCTCATGGAGGTTGTCGGGGTGGAAATCCGCGGCAAAGACCATCTGCTCCAGCTCATGCAGGACTTCTCCCATGCCAAACGTGAATATGACCGCTTCTCGGAAGCGCTGGAAATGGTCAAAACCACAGGTTATGGTATTGCTGCCCCTTCCCTGGCTGAGATGGCGCTGGATGAGCCTGAGCTGATCCGCCAAGGCTCCCGCTTCGGGGTACGCCTTAAGGCAACGGCGCCTTCGATTCATATGATCCGGGTCGATGTGGAGTCGGAGTTCTCGCCGATCATCGGTACGGAAAAGCAGAGTGAAGAGCTGGTGCGTTACCTGATGCAGGACTTCGAGAATGACCCGATCAAAATCTGGGAATCGGATATATTCGGCCGCTCCCTGCATAACATTGTCCGCGAGGGCATCCAGGGCAAGATTGCCATGATGCCGGACAATGCCCGCTACAAGCTGCAGGAAACGCTCGGCCGGATTATTAACGAGGGCTCAGGCGGACTGATTGCCATCATCCTCTAA
- a CDS encoding HU family DNA-binding protein has translation MNKSDLINVVTEATELPKKDATKAVDAVFEAITGALQNGDKVQLVGFGNFEVRERSARKGRNPQTGEEIEIPSSKVPAFKPGKALKDGIK, from the coding sequence ATGAATAAATCTGATTTGATCAACGTGGTTACAGAAGCAACTGAACTTCCCAAGAAAGATGCTACTAAAGCGGTAGATGCCGTTTTCGAAGCAATCACAGGTGCCCTGCAAAACGGAGATAAAGTTCAGCTGGTTGGCTTCGGAAACTTTGAAGTGCGCGAACGTTCCGCACGTAAAGGCCGCAACCCGCAGACTGGTGAAGAAATCGAAATTCCTTCAAGCAAAGTACCGGCATTCAAACCTGGTAAAGCGCTGAAAGACGGAATCAAATAA
- the mtrB gene encoding trp RNA-binding attenuation protein MtrB yields MTEKKNELNPAPSGSDYIIVKAKENGVQVIGLTRGLDTRFHHTEKLDKGEVLIAQFTDHTSAMKIRGKAEIWSKHGQLESES; encoded by the coding sequence ATGACTGAGAAGAAAAATGAATTGAATCCTGCACCGTCCGGCAGTGATTACATCATCGTCAAGGCCAAAGAAAACGGTGTTCAGGTCATCGGGCTGACCAGAGGGCTGGATACAAGGTTTCATCACACGGAGAAGCTGGATAAAGGCGAGGTGCTTATTGCACAATTCACCGATCATACCTCTGCGATGAAAATTCGTGGTAAAGCGGAGATATGGAGCAAACACGGACAATTAGAGAGTGAAAGCTGA
- a CDS encoding heptaprenyl diphosphate synthase component 1: protein MKPYRIHQLAKPYTDYDMIQRHTELPPFSDGRGHLLYIFLSRGRSAGFQDSELLTLVTGLVQLGLDTHEGIDRYHEEPGGDIMRTRQLKVLAGDYFSSWFYRLLAKHDQIAMVGILSAAIADFNVMKANLYGRMREQSFTAEQYLKYTVQLNMRLFLSFTPMIEDSLREVWEKLLVEFSQYETVVQELRRGVDPASALEGYTYWKVLESATEEEELLLSQQALDLKDWKKLKLRCKCDTLLTDKLHASAESVQVLLQGIKDEELTGELRALLDRLLEQMKISGQAAVEG, encoded by the coding sequence ATGAAACCGTACCGCATACATCAACTGGCTAAACCCTATACCGACTACGATATGATTCAGCGGCATACGGAATTGCCGCCGTTCTCAGACGGGCGGGGGCATTTGTTATATATTTTTCTGAGCCGCGGCAGGAGTGCCGGATTCCAGGATAGTGAACTGCTCACGCTGGTAACTGGACTGGTGCAGCTCGGACTGGATACACATGAGGGAATCGACCGGTATCACGAGGAGCCGGGAGGCGATATCATGCGCACCCGCCAGCTTAAGGTGCTGGCCGGCGATTACTTCAGCAGCTGGTTCTACCGCCTGCTTGCAAAGCATGATCAAATTGCAATGGTGGGCATCTTAAGTGCGGCGATTGCTGATTTTAATGTGATGAAGGCTAATCTTTACGGCAGGATGAGAGAGCAATCCTTCACTGCCGAACAATATTTGAAATACACGGTACAGCTCAATATGCGGCTGTTTCTTTCTTTTACACCGATGATTGAGGATTCGCTCCGGGAGGTCTGGGAGAAGCTGCTGGTTGAATTCAGCCAGTATGAGACGGTCGTGCAGGAGCTGCGCCGCGGCGTGGATCCTGCAAGCGCACTGGAAGGCTACACTTACTGGAAGGTGCTGGAGTCGGCAACGGAGGAGGAGGAGCTGCTGCTCAGCCAGCAGGCTCTGGATTTGAAGGACTGGAAGAAGCTGAAGCTGAGATGCAAATGCGATACCCTGCTGACGGACAAGCTGCATGCATCGGCGGAGTCTGTTCAGGTATTGCTGCAGGGCATCAAGGACGAGGAGCTGACCGGTGAGCTGAGAGCTCTGCTTGACCGTCTTCTTGAACAAATGAAAATTTCCGGACAAGCGGCCGTGGAGGGTTAG
- a CDS encoding demethylmenaquinone methyltransferase → MGDQGIKPKEQFVHSVFESIAGKYDLMNDILSFRRHKAWRKFTMRKMGMKRGDSAVDLCCGTCDWSIALAEASETGCVMGLDFSAGMLEVGRRKVEERGLQSRISLIQGNAMELPFGDNSFDYATIGFGLRNVPDPVQVLNEMKRVVKPGGMVVCLELSKPMKQPFKGIYYFYFQRVLPLLGKLFAKRYEQYKWLPESLALFPDREQLAVIFRETGLTKVESFPLTGGIAALHIGLKENCNV, encoded by the coding sequence ATGGGCGATCAGGGCATTAAACCGAAAGAACAATTCGTGCACTCGGTATTTGAGAGCATCGCCGGTAAATACGATTTGATGAATGATATCTTAAGCTTCCGCCGTCATAAAGCCTGGCGAAAATTCACAATGCGCAAGATGGGGATGAAGCGCGGGGATTCGGCAGTGGATTTATGCTGCGGCACCTGCGACTGGAGTATCGCCCTTGCCGAGGCCAGTGAGACCGGCTGTGTAATGGGCTTGGACTTCAGTGCAGGGATGCTGGAGGTCGGCAGGCGCAAGGTGGAGGAACGCGGGCTTCAGAGCCGTATCTCCCTGATTCAGGGGAATGCCATGGAGCTGCCCTTCGGCGACAATTCCTTCGACTATGCTACAATCGGCTTCGGGCTGCGCAATGTGCCTGATCCGGTTCAGGTTCTGAACGAAATGAAGCGCGTCGTGAAGCCGGGCGGCATGGTGGTCTGCCTGGAGCTGTCGAAGCCGATGAAGCAGCCGTTCAAAGGTATTTATTATTTTTATTTCCAGCGTGTGCTTCCGCTGCTTGGCAAGCTGTTTGCCAAGCGCTATGAGCAATATAAATGGCTTCCAGAATCATTGGCACTGTTCCCGGACAGAGAGCAGCTGGCAGTGATCTTCCGTGAAACCGGACTTACCAAAGTGGAGTCGTTCCCCTTGACCGGTGGCATCGCAGCGTTACATATTGGGCTCAAGGAGAATTGTAATGTTTAA
- a CDS encoding UbiA-like polyprenyltransferase, giving the protein MFKKMGIFLQMIKFEHTVFALPFAFMGALLGSVVMFGVLPSWSQIGWVVVAMFGARSAAMGLNRLIDRISDAKNPRTAGRAIPAGLLKVGEVSLFIAFSFFLLFWAAFKLNPLSTKLLPVAVFFLVFYSFTKRFTWACHLILGLTIALAPLGGWVAVTGTVDWTAMVFYFTIVFWTAGFDIIYSCQDVEFDRGEGLYSIPVRFGVARALDIAKVFHLLTGIGFISLLFIANLSWWYVAGMLIAYIILFYEHHIVSPSDLSKLQTAFFTMNGVLSIVVFSFTLIDLVVQFNK; this is encoded by the coding sequence ATGTTTAAGAAAATGGGTATTTTTCTTCAGATGATTAAATTTGAGCATACGGTTTTTGCATTACCTTTTGCCTTCATGGGCGCTTTACTCGGTTCCGTAGTGATGTTCGGTGTATTGCCCTCCTGGAGCCAGATCGGCTGGGTGGTGGTGGCCATGTTCGGCGCACGCAGCGCGGCTATGGGGCTTAACCGGCTGATCGACCGGATCAGTGATGCGAAGAATCCCCGCACAGCAGGAAGAGCCATTCCGGCAGGACTGCTTAAGGTCGGCGAAGTATCACTGTTCATCGCGTTCTCATTCTTTTTACTGTTCTGGGCAGCCTTTAAGCTCAATCCCTTGTCAACCAAGCTGCTGCCGGTTGCGGTCTTCTTCCTGGTGTTCTACTCCTTCACCAAACGGTTTACCTGGGCCTGCCACCTGATTCTCGGCCTGACCATTGCTCTTGCGCCGCTTGGCGGATGGGTCGCGGTTACGGGGACGGTGGACTGGACGGCTATGGTTTTTTATTTTACCATCGTCTTCTGGACAGCAGGCTTCGATATCATCTATTCCTGCCAGGATGTTGAATTCGACCGCGGGGAAGGCCTTTATTCCATTCCGGTCCGCTTCGGGGTCGCCCGTGCCCTGGATATCGCCAAGGTATTCCATCTGCTTACCGGCATAGGGTTCATCTCTTTGCTGTTTATCGCCAACCTGAGCTGGTGGTATGTGGCCGGTATGCTGATTGCCTATATTATTTTATTTTATGAGCATCATATTGTATCCCCGAGTGACCTCAGTAAATTGCAGACAGCCTTCTTCACTATGAACGGCGTACTCAGCATCGTGGTGTTCTCCTTCACTCTGATTGACCTGGTGGTGCAATTCAACAAATGA
- a CDS encoding flavin prenyltransferase UbiX — MTELKPKHIVVGITGASGAIYGIRLTETLLSLGYTVHLIVSNAGWRVFKEELGFSVTDREEFLNSQFSGFPGSLLYHPVQDIGASVASGSFRTEGMIIMPCSMGTLSAVAHGSSDNLLTRAADVMLKEGRPLVLVPRETPLHAIHLENMLKLSRMGVRMIPAMPAFYFGPATMDDLINFMVGKVLDSLNIEHALFRRWGDEG; from the coding sequence ATGACTGAGCTGAAGCCAAAGCATATTGTTGTCGGCATTACCGGTGCGAGCGGGGCGATTTACGGCATCCGGCTGACAGAAACCCTCCTGTCTTTGGGCTATACGGTGCATCTGATCGTAAGTAATGCAGGCTGGCGTGTGTTCAAGGAAGAGCTGGGCTTCAGCGTAACTGACCGGGAAGAGTTTCTGAACAGCCAGTTCAGCGGCTTTCCCGGTTCTCTCTTATATCACCCTGTTCAGGATATCGGAGCGTCTGTGGCCAGCGGTTCCTTCCGTACGGAGGGAATGATTATCATGCCATGCTCCATGGGAACACTGTCTGCTGTAGCTCATGGCAGCTCTGACAATCTGCTGACCCGGGCTGCTGATGTTATGCTGAAGGAAGGACGTCCTCTGGTGCTGGTGCCCAGAGAGACGCCGCTGCATGCCATCCATCTGGAGAATATGCTGAAGCTGTCGCGAATGGGCGTCCGGATGATTCCGGCCATGCCGGCCTTTTACTTTGGCCCTGCCACAATGGATGATCTGATCAATTTCATGGTGGGCAAAGTGCTGGACAGCCTCAATATTGAACATGCTTTATTTCGCAGATGGGGGGATGAAGGATGA
- a CDS encoding menaquinone biosynthesis protein, producing MIHPEHTVIGKISYTNSWPVFHNFHPSSLSFPAEMVSEVPAILNQGMASGEIHVGALSSFAYAAASDRLVLLPDLSVSADGPVKSILLFSRMPARNIGTGRIAVTNTSATSVNLLKILMERAFGAGPEYISAAPDLNEMMEQNDACLLIGDHAIRASWQDQGYYVTDLGALWKEWTGHSMTFAVWAVNREAAVHKREAIAEIAEAFARSKQRGLSELSPIIQAACSTIGGTAAYWREYFRNLCYDFGERQQEGLNLYFRYAYEMGLLPQEVKMELWSHNLLTRVKE from the coding sequence ATGATACATCCAGAGCACACAGTTATCGGTAAAATCAGCTATACCAACTCATGGCCGGTATTTCACAATTTCCATCCTTCCTCCTTAAGCTTTCCGGCGGAGATGGTAAGTGAAGTGCCAGCCATTCTTAATCAGGGTATGGCCAGCGGGGAGATTCATGTAGGCGCATTATCCTCCTTCGCATACGCGGCAGCCAGTGACCGGCTGGTGCTGCTGCCTGACCTGTCTGTCAGTGCCGACGGTCCGGTGAAATCGATTCTGCTCTTCTCCCGGATGCCCGCCCGGAATATCGGCACAGGCCGGATTGCCGTAACGAACACCTCGGCCACTTCGGTCAATCTGCTGAAGATTCTTATGGAGCGGGCATTCGGAGCCGGCCCCGAATATATTAGTGCCGCTCCTGATCTGAATGAGATGATGGAGCAGAATGATGCCTGCCTGCTGATTGGAGATCATGCCATCAGGGCTTCCTGGCAGGACCAGGGGTATTATGTGACCGATTTAGGCGCGCTATGGAAGGAATGGACCGGCCATAGCATGACCTTTGCCGTCTGGGCGGTTAACCGGGAGGCTGCGGTGCATAAGCGGGAGGCTATTGCCGAAATTGCTGAAGCCTTCGCCCGCAGCAAGCAGCGGGGGCTGAGTGAGCTGTCGCCGATAATTCAGGCAGCCTGCAGCACCATCGGGGGGACGGCAGCCTACTGGAGAGAATACTTCCGTAATTTATGTTACGATTTTGGGGAAAGGCAGCAGGAAGGTCTGAACCTCTATTTCCGCTATGCCTATGAAATGGGCCTGCTGCCGCAGGAAGTGAAGATGGAGCTTTGGAGCCACAATCTGCTGACACGGGTGAAAGAATGA